A single Xenopus laevis strain J_2021 chromosome 3S, Xenopus_laevis_v10.1, whole genome shotgun sequence DNA region contains:
- the grk5l.S gene encoding G protein-coupled receptor kinase 5 isoform X2, producing the protein MRSQGGEIDRCSVDGRLFAVSEEDRKWIFLRDYPSLCEKQPIGCRLFRQFCDTREHFLRCINFLDAVVDYEVSPDEKRKETGEEIISRFFTPESSDYMPEIPDAYMEECIENLGKNPSKEIFTRCISELHEFLSGSPFREYQESMYFDRFLQWKSLERQQVTKDTFRQYRVLGKGGFGEVCACQVRATGKMYACKKLEKKRIKKRKGESMALNEKQILEKVNSRFVVSLAYSYETKDALCLVLTIMNGGDLKFHIYNMGNSGFEEERVVFYAAELCCGLEHLHQEGIVYRDLKPENILLDDDGHIRISDLGLAIKIPEGDSIRGRVGTVGYMAPEVIKNERYTFSPDWWGLGCLIYEMIEGQSPFRARKERVKREEVEKRVQEEQESYSAKFTEDAKSICQMLLTKDPKQRFGCKEHGADEVKQHPFLRNINFKRLEAGIMKPPFVPDPRAVYCKDVLDIEQFSTVKGVNLDQTDNDFYAKFATGCVSIPWQNEMIETECFKDLNIFGPNGTRSPDLDWRQLPEPPKRSLLQRLFRRHNADIAITANESAISSANTTNHHFQERTPTHNASPLS; encoded by the exons ATgaggagccagggaggagaaatcgatcgatgcagtgtggatggtcgccttttcgccgtttctgaagaggacaggaagtggattttct tAAGGGACTATCCAAGCTTGTGTGAGAAACAGCCGATCGGCTGCCGCCTTTTTCGCCAGTTCTGTGATACCAGGGAGCATTTCCTTCGATGCATTAACTTCCTCGATGCGGTG GTAGATTATGAAGTTTCACCCGATGAGAAGAGAAAGGAAACAGGAGAAGAGattatttccagatttttcacccCAGAA TCGTCCGACTATATGCCAGAGATCCCAGATGCTTATATGGAGGAATGCATTGAGAATCTTGGAAAAAATCCCAGCAAGGAAATATTCACTCGGTGCATTAG CGAACTCCATGAGTTCCTTAGTGGGTCCCCGTTCCGAGAGTACCAGGAAAGTATGTACTTCGATCGTTTCTTGCAGTGGAAAAGCCTAGAAAG ACAACAGGTTACAAAAGATACTTTCCGGCAGTACAGGGTACTAGGCAAAGGTGGCTTTGGGGAG GTGTGTGCGTGCCAAGTCCGTGCCACAGGGAAGATGTATGCTTGTAAAAAACTAGAGAAGAAGAGGATCAAGAAGAGAAAGGGAGAATCAATGGCCCTGAATGAGAAGCAGATCCTGGAGAAAGTGAACAGCCGTTTTGTG GTTAGTCTGGCTTACTCCTATGAAACGAAAGACGCCCTGTGTCTGGTGCTGACGATCATGAACGGTGGTGACCTCAAGTTCCATATCTACAATATGGGAAATTCTGGCTTCGAGGAGGAACGTGTGGTCTTTTATGCTGCTGAGCTCTGCTGTGGCTTAGAACATCTACACCAGGAGGGAATTGTTTACAG ggatttaaAACCAGAAAATATCCTTTTGGATGATGATG GTCACATCAGGATATCAGACCTTGGTTTGGCAATCAAGATACCAGAAGGGGACAGTATCCGGGGAAGAGTAGGCACAGTGGGTTATATGG CCCCAGAAGTGATAAAGAATGAACGCTACACTTTTAGCCCGGACTGGTGGGGTTTGGGTTGTCTCATTTATGAGATGATCGAAGGCCAGTCTCCCTTTCGGGCACGGAAAGAACGAGTAAAGAGGGAAGAGGTTGAGAAGAGGGTGCAGGAAGAACAGGAGTCCTATTCTGCTAAATTTACAGAGGACGCTAAATCAATTTGTCAAATG CTGTTGACCAAAGACCCGAAGCAGAGGTTTGGCTGTAAGGAACATGGCGCTGACGAGGTGAAGCAGCACCCTTTTCTCAGGAACATTAACTTCAAAAGGCTGGAGGCAGGAATAATGAAGCCACCCTTTGTTCCAGAT CCCCGAGCTGTATACTGTAAGGATGTCCTGGACATTGAACAGTTTTCTACCGTCAAAGGAGTTAATTTGGACCAAACTGATAATGACTTTTATGCCAAGTTTGCAACTGGCTGTGTGTCCATCCCCTGGCAGAATGAG ATGATCGAGACTGAGTGCTTTAAGGACCTCAACATCTTTGGACCAAATGGAACTCGCTCTCCTGATCTAGACTGGAGACAGCTCCCAGAACCGCCCAAACGTAGTTTGCTGCAGAGGCTTTTTCGAAGACAC
- the grk5l.S gene encoding G protein-coupled receptor kinase 5 isoform X1, whose translation MELENIVANTVLLKAREGGGGKRKGRSKKWKEILKFPHIIQCEDLRKQLVRDYPSLCEKQPIGCRLFRQFCDTREHFLRCINFLDAVVDYEVSPDEKRKETGEEIISRFFTPESSDYMPEIPDAYMEECIENLGKNPSKEIFTRCISELHEFLSGSPFREYQESMYFDRFLQWKSLERQQVTKDTFRQYRVLGKGGFGEVCACQVRATGKMYACKKLEKKRIKKRKGESMALNEKQILEKVNSRFVVSLAYSYETKDALCLVLTIMNGGDLKFHIYNMGNSGFEEERVVFYAAELCCGLEHLHQEGIVYRDLKPENILLDDDGHIRISDLGLAIKIPEGDSIRGRVGTVGYMAPEVIKNERYTFSPDWWGLGCLIYEMIEGQSPFRARKERVKREEVEKRVQEEQESYSAKFTEDAKSICQMLLTKDPKQRFGCKEHGADEVKQHPFLRNINFKRLEAGIMKPPFVPDPRAVYCKDVLDIEQFSTVKGVNLDQTDNDFYAKFATGCVSIPWQNEMIETECFKDLNIFGPNGTRSPDLDWRQLPEPPKRSLLQRLFRRHNADIAITANESAISSANTTNHHFQERTPTHNASPLS comes from the exons GTGGAGGTGGAAAACGAAAAGGGAGaagcaaaaaatggaaagaaatccTGAAATTTCCCCATATCATTCAGTGTGAAGACTTGCGCAAGCAGCTTG tAAGGGACTATCCAAGCTTGTGTGAGAAACAGCCGATCGGCTGCCGCCTTTTTCGCCAGTTCTGTGATACCAGGGAGCATTTCCTTCGATGCATTAACTTCCTCGATGCGGTG GTAGATTATGAAGTTTCACCCGATGAGAAGAGAAAGGAAACAGGAGAAGAGattatttccagatttttcacccCAGAA TCGTCCGACTATATGCCAGAGATCCCAGATGCTTATATGGAGGAATGCATTGAGAATCTTGGAAAAAATCCCAGCAAGGAAATATTCACTCGGTGCATTAG CGAACTCCATGAGTTCCTTAGTGGGTCCCCGTTCCGAGAGTACCAGGAAAGTATGTACTTCGATCGTTTCTTGCAGTGGAAAAGCCTAGAAAG ACAACAGGTTACAAAAGATACTTTCCGGCAGTACAGGGTACTAGGCAAAGGTGGCTTTGGGGAG GTGTGTGCGTGCCAAGTCCGTGCCACAGGGAAGATGTATGCTTGTAAAAAACTAGAGAAGAAGAGGATCAAGAAGAGAAAGGGAGAATCAATGGCCCTGAATGAGAAGCAGATCCTGGAGAAAGTGAACAGCCGTTTTGTG GTTAGTCTGGCTTACTCCTATGAAACGAAAGACGCCCTGTGTCTGGTGCTGACGATCATGAACGGTGGTGACCTCAAGTTCCATATCTACAATATGGGAAATTCTGGCTTCGAGGAGGAACGTGTGGTCTTTTATGCTGCTGAGCTCTGCTGTGGCTTAGAACATCTACACCAGGAGGGAATTGTTTACAG ggatttaaAACCAGAAAATATCCTTTTGGATGATGATG GTCACATCAGGATATCAGACCTTGGTTTGGCAATCAAGATACCAGAAGGGGACAGTATCCGGGGAAGAGTAGGCACAGTGGGTTATATGG CCCCAGAAGTGATAAAGAATGAACGCTACACTTTTAGCCCGGACTGGTGGGGTTTGGGTTGTCTCATTTATGAGATGATCGAAGGCCAGTCTCCCTTTCGGGCACGGAAAGAACGAGTAAAGAGGGAAGAGGTTGAGAAGAGGGTGCAGGAAGAACAGGAGTCCTATTCTGCTAAATTTACAGAGGACGCTAAATCAATTTGTCAAATG CTGTTGACCAAAGACCCGAAGCAGAGGTTTGGCTGTAAGGAACATGGCGCTGACGAGGTGAAGCAGCACCCTTTTCTCAGGAACATTAACTTCAAAAGGCTGGAGGCAGGAATAATGAAGCCACCCTTTGTTCCAGAT CCCCGAGCTGTATACTGTAAGGATGTCCTGGACATTGAACAGTTTTCTACCGTCAAAGGAGTTAATTTGGACCAAACTGATAATGACTTTTATGCCAAGTTTGCAACTGGCTGTGTGTCCATCCCCTGGCAGAATGAG ATGATCGAGACTGAGTGCTTTAAGGACCTCAACATCTTTGGACCAAATGGAACTCGCTCTCCTGATCTAGACTGGAGACAGCTCCCAGAACCGCCCAAACGTAGTTTGCTGCAGAGGCTTTTTCGAAGACAC